The proteins below come from a single Garra rufa chromosome 3, GarRuf1.0, whole genome shotgun sequence genomic window:
- the rassf10b gene encoding ras association domain-containing protein 10: MEAEENKISVWVCREEKLVSGLTKRTTCADVIRVLMEEQNLEQCVSLSGSPQSYCIVEKWRGFERILPNKTKILRLWSAWGEEQENVRFVLVKNEASLPSNGPRSAEARVVLSKESPCVYKGTARVTMALSQEKQRRIVRKAFRKLDKINKKRAKAASKDTSSMEKMETLVHLVISQDHTIRQQIQRIKELDREIERYEAKVHFDRMKMHGINYVQDTYLEDANPDKVNEGDKTSPEEALAQFEEYAQKCEEVIKLQEDLAKHEAVMESITTEIQEELNQRWMKRRHEELAMKDSETTSIETSLRVTTQEKDPESSTVDVSSDSELLLEEERIRTQLDTSLYIGLRLNTDLEAIRNDLDLTQEIWGAKEKELMDLMEKVNSLDFEGDCEGDAVNELKEENTIETDRLMPLEEDSVWVEQARGLSKTCDVNDDDSDTGLSSMHSQDSDITPICESLV, translated from the coding sequence ATGGAGGCAGAGGAGAATAAAATTTCAGTGTGGGTTTGTCGCGAAGAGAAGCTCGTGTCGGGCTTGACGAAGCGCACGACCTGCGCGGATGTGATCCGGGTTTTAATGGAGGAGCAGAACCTGGAGCAGTGCGTCTCCCTCTCGGGCTCTCCTCAGTCCTACTGCATTGTGGAGAAATGGAGAGGATTTGAACGGATTTTACCAAACAAAACCAAGATATTACGACTGTGGAGCGCATGGGGAGAGGAACAAGAAAACGTCCGGTTTGTGTTGGTGAAAAACGAGGCGTCTTTGCCCAGCAACGGGCCGCGGAGCGCAGAGGCGCGGGTAGTTCTCAGCAAGGAGAGCCCGTGTGTCTACAAGGGGACCGCAAGAGTGACCATGGCTCTGTCACAGGAGAAACAAAGACGGATAGTCAGGAAAGCATTCAGAAAGTTGGATAAAATCAATAAGAAAAGGGCAAAGGCTGCGTCTAAAGACACCTCATCCATGGAGAAGATGGAGACCCTTGTGCACCTGGTCATTTCTCAAGATCACACCATCCGCCAGCAGATTCAGAGGATAAAAGAGCTCGACAGGGAGATCGAAAGGTATGAGGCCAAAGTTCATTTTGATAGAATGAAGATGCATGGGATCAATTATGTCCAGGATACGTATTTAGAGGACGCCAACCCAGATAAAGTTAACGAGGGGGACAAAACAAGCCCAGAAGAAGCTCTCGCCCAGTTTGAGGAATATGCTCAGAAATGCGAGGAGGTCATCAAACTGCAAGAAGACCTGGCTAAGCACGAGGCCGTCATGGAGAGCATTACAACTGAGATTCAAGAGGAACTCAACCAGAGGTGGATGAAAAGACGTCACGAGGAACTCGCGATGAAAGACTCTGAAACCACTTCCATTGAGACGTCTCTCAGAGTCACGACTCAAGAAAAAGACCCTGAATCTTCAACGGTGGATGTATCGTCTGACAGTGAGTTGCTTCTGGAAGAAGAGAGGATCAGAACCCAACTTGACACCAGTTTGTACATCGGTCTGCGGCTGAATACGGATTTGGAGGCCATAAGGAATGATTTGGACTTGACCCAGGAGATATGGGGGGCGAAAGAGAAAGAACTGATGGATTTAATGGAGAAAGTCAACTCTTTGGATTTTGAGGGGGACTGTGAGGGCGATGCTGTTAATGAGTTGAAAGAGGAAAACACAATAGAAACAGACAGATTGATGCCGCTCGAAGAGGACAGTGTGTGGGTGGAGCAGGCAAGAGGGCTTTCAAAAACATGTGACGTGAATGATGACGACTCAGATACAGGACTCAGCTCAATGCATAGTCAAGACTCAGATATCACACCCATCTGTGAATCTCtggtgtaa